In one window of Carcharodon carcharias isolate sCarCar2 chromosome 14, sCarCar2.pri, whole genome shotgun sequence DNA:
- the LOC121287319 gene encoding cytochrome c oxidase subunit 6B1-like: MANNIQTKLKNYKAEPFDARFPNKNQTWNCFKSYLDFHCCTKALTSKGADTTSCEKYHRMYKSLCPISWINKWNDQLEEGTFPGKI, translated from the coding sequence ATGGCAAATAATATCCAGACAAAGTTGAAGAATTATAAGGCTGAGCCTTTTGATGCCAGGTTTCCCAACAAAAACCAAACCTGGAACTGCTTCAAAAGTTACCTGGACTTCCATTGCTGTACTAAAGCACTAACTTCAAAAGGTGCTGATACTACTTCATGCGAGAAGTATCACAGGATGTACAAGTCACTTTGCCCAATTTCATGGATAAACAAATGGAATGATCAGTTGGAAGAGGGCACTTTTCCTGGGAAAATCTGA